Proteins co-encoded in one Natronorubrum daqingense genomic window:
- a CDS encoding chemotaxis protein CheC, giving the protein MTLQVDIRKLSFINEMAKVGTNGVADNMSKLTGENAQMEVTKTNFVDVDDIKSQVDPGNRIGVRVRLLDPPHGHILILFPEESAKKITAIMLRDVVDDMSDVSSKMARSAVEEMGTMMSSGFIDGWADVLGRAIDIAAPQLVYAPTGEIVTRTAGLGGDDLALFFDSDLTVPSYQIEAEIYAFPDLEEFVEMVNAMEVQSA; this is encoded by the coding sequence ATGACGTTACAAGTCGACATTCGAAAGCTGAGTTTCATCAACGAAATGGCGAAAGTCGGGACGAACGGCGTTGCCGACAACATGAGTAAGCTGACGGGCGAGAACGCCCAGATGGAGGTAACGAAGACGAACTTCGTCGACGTCGACGACATCAAGTCCCAGGTCGATCCCGGGAATCGTATCGGCGTTCGCGTCCGATTACTCGACCCGCCACACGGCCACATCCTCATCCTCTTCCCCGAAGAGAGCGCGAAGAAGATTACTGCAATCATGCTTCGTGACGTCGTCGACGACATGTCGGACGTCTCGAGCAAGATGGCACGCAGCGCCGTCGAGGAGATGGGAACGATGATGTCGAGTGGCTTTATCGACGGTTGGGCCGACGTGTTGGGTCGAGCGATCGATATCGCCGCCCCACAACTCGTCTACGCACCGACTGGAGAAATCGTTACGCGAACTGCCGGGCTCGGTGGCGACGACCTTGCGTTGTTCTTCGATTCAGACCTGACCGTGCCGAGCTATCAGATCGAGGCGGAGATCTACGCGTTCCCCGACCTCGAGGAGTTCGTCGAAATGGTCAACGCGATGGAAGTGCAATCGGCATGA
- a CDS encoding CheR family methyltransferase, with the protein MSDEAFEALLSYVESELSFATSHYNDSYLDRRVSSRMRRTQSENYAEYYETLRADPDEQEALLEALSINVTGFFRNPDVWDGIRDVLRCLSANNETVWVWSAACADGREPYSVAMLAHDDPQIDESSLRIVGTDISEPALKTARNGIYEESRTVDFDDQLSFLDDASPYVDRDNRTYRIDESIKRSVSFERHDLINDEPKTGFDLVICRNLFIYIDNEYKQPMLRTIARSLRQDGFLVIGKAETIPPTLKSAFSVRDARLRIYHREPLETNTLAREQPESNS; encoded by the coding sequence GTGAGTGACGAGGCGTTCGAAGCCCTCCTTTCGTACGTCGAGTCTGAATTATCGTTTGCAACCAGCCACTACAACGACAGTTATCTCGACCGACGGGTTTCCTCGCGAATGCGCCGAACACAGAGCGAAAACTACGCCGAGTACTACGAGACGCTTCGGGCCGATCCCGACGAGCAGGAGGCGTTGCTCGAGGCCCTGAGTATCAACGTGACCGGCTTTTTCCGGAATCCAGACGTCTGGGATGGGATCCGGGACGTACTGCGGTGCCTGAGTGCGAACAACGAAACCGTGTGGGTCTGGAGCGCCGCCTGTGCGGACGGCCGCGAACCCTACTCGGTCGCGATGCTCGCTCACGATGACCCCCAGATCGACGAATCGTCGCTTCGAATCGTCGGGACGGACATCAGCGAACCAGCACTGAAAACGGCTCGAAACGGCATCTACGAGGAGTCTCGAACGGTCGATTTCGACGACCAACTCTCGTTTCTCGACGACGCCAGCCCGTACGTCGACCGAGACAACCGAACGTATCGCATCGACGAGTCGATCAAACGAAGCGTCTCGTTCGAGCGCCACGACCTCATCAACGACGAACCGAAAACGGGGTTCGACCTCGTCATCTGTCGGAATCTGTTTATCTACATCGACAACGAGTACAAACAGCCGATGTTGCGAACGATCGCTCGATCGCTTCGTCAGGATGGCTTCCTCGTAATCGGGAAAGCGGAGACCATCCCGCCGACGCTCAAATCCGCATTTTCAGTTCGTGACGCGCGACTCCGAATCTACCACCGCGAGCCACTCGAGACGAATACGCTCGCTCGAGAGCAACCGGAGTCGAACTCCTAA
- the cheY gene encoding chemotaxis protein CheY yields the protein MSTGVLIVDDSHFMRNLLRQILEQEYRILGEASNGAEAVKLYKEHEPDIVMMDIVMPKCNGIKATAAIKKIDPSARVIMCTSVGQREKMKLAVKAGADGYVTKPFEEPSVRKALTDVATA from the coding sequence TGCTCATCGTGGACGATTCTCATTTTATGCGGAATTTACTGCGCCAAATTTTGGAACAGGAATACCGCATTCTCGGAGAAGCGTCTAACGGAGCAGAAGCAGTGAAACTGTACAAAGAACACGAACCCGACATCGTCATGATGGACATCGTGATGCCCAAGTGTAACGGCATCAAGGCGACCGCGGCGATCAAAAAGATCGACCCGAGCGCCCGCGTCATCATGTGTACGAGTGTCGGCCAGCGTGAGAAAATGAAACTCGCCGTGAAAGCTGGTGCGGACGGCTACGTGACGAAGCCGTTCGAAGAACCCAGCGTCAGAAAGGCCCTCACAGACGTCGCTACGGCATGA
- a CDS encoding chemotaxis protein CheD, with protein MKTYGTEPGAPTPVQVGISELVVSDGDDTLKSYGLGSCLAVALYDPDTAIGGLAHVMLPDGDAAENSDRKPGKYADTAIRALLRRMVEQGASYTTVEAKIAGGSDMFEFESFGEGVGQRNVTAAKEELEKLGVPILAEDVGGEYGRTVEFELETGTLVVRTADDRAENGVTKL; from the coding sequence ATGAAGACCTATGGAACAGAACCGGGCGCGCCAACACCCGTCCAGGTCGGAATCTCCGAACTGGTCGTCAGCGACGGCGACGACACGCTCAAATCCTACGGACTCGGCTCGTGTCTCGCAGTCGCGTTGTACGATCCGGACACCGCGATCGGCGGATTAGCACACGTGATGTTGCCCGATGGTGACGCCGCCGAAAATAGCGACCGAAAACCAGGAAAGTACGCCGACACCGCAATCCGTGCACTACTCCGACGAATGGTCGAGCAAGGTGCAAGCTACACGACCGTCGAAGCAAAAATCGCCGGCGGCAGCGATATGTTCGAGTTCGAGAGCTTCGGCGAGGGCGTCGGTCAGCGAAACGTCACCGCAGCAAAAGAAGAACTCGAGAAACTCGGCGTCCCCATACTCGCCGAAGACGTCGGTGGCGAGTACGGGCGGACCGTCGAGTTCGAACTCGAGACGGGAACGCTCGTCGTTCGGACGGCCGACGACCGCGCCGAAAACGGAGTGACGAAACTGTGA
- a CDS encoding chemotaxis protein CheC produces MRLDVNALGTFYEMAREGAGLAAGRLTHMTGVETKVGVTKLNFMRGREIRRDFEDSTEKVAVRVKLTGTIDGYSMVVFERANALRVVETLMAESNRGGDINVDDEFDEMTESAVTEVGNIMNSGFIDGWADVLETVIDVSTPEFVEGETAEPFFDDIDDAPAADDFALLFQSQIETVGSEIGFSHYLFPKRESMAALLSQLRTTGGIEYDKLDGFDRMAEQGAEEIAKTATTLTGIETSIEIRRLNFVSLEAIPEQVAEEKLVGVAFEFDGLPSGYLLFLFDEDSAQEIVDAMVPMELDEDGFGEMGTSAIKELGNIMASGFLDGWANVLDTTIDHSTPEFIHDMGAAAVDPVIIQLGENQEFAFVFDTVVVADGREFDCDVYAIPDEDDLERALNDLDIDRIEETPTTAEFQDIENA; encoded by the coding sequence ATGAGACTCGACGTCAACGCACTCGGGACCTTTTATGAAATGGCCCGAGAAGGAGCTGGACTCGCCGCGGGTCGACTGACACACATGACCGGTGTCGAGACGAAAGTGGGCGTGACGAAGCTAAATTTCATGCGCGGTAGAGAGATTCGTCGCGATTTCGAGGACTCGACGGAAAAAGTCGCCGTCCGCGTCAAACTCACCGGAACGATCGACGGCTACTCGATGGTCGTGTTTGAACGAGCGAACGCCCTTCGCGTCGTCGAAACGCTGATGGCGGAGTCGAATCGGGGCGGGGACATCAACGTCGACGACGAGTTCGACGAGATGACCGAAAGTGCCGTGACCGAGGTCGGCAACATCATGAACAGCGGGTTCATCGACGGTTGGGCCGATGTCTTGGAAACGGTTATCGACGTGTCGACGCCCGAATTCGTCGAGGGCGAAACGGCGGAGCCCTTCTTCGACGATATCGACGATGCACCAGCAGCGGACGACTTCGCGTTGCTCTTCCAGAGCCAGATCGAAACCGTCGGCAGCGAAATCGGCTTCAGCCACTACCTGTTCCCAAAACGGGAATCGATGGCCGCCCTCCTCTCACAGCTTCGGACGACCGGCGGGATCGAGTACGACAAACTCGACGGCTTCGACCGAATGGCCGAACAGGGCGCAGAAGAAATCGCGAAAACGGCGACGACGCTGACCGGTATCGAGACGAGCATCGAAATCCGCCGGCTCAACTTCGTCTCCCTCGAGGCGATTCCCGAGCAAGTCGCCGAGGAGAAACTGGTGGGCGTCGCCTTCGAATTCGACGGACTACCTAGTGGCTATCTCCTCTTCTTGTTCGACGAAGACTCCGCACAGGAGATCGTCGATGCGATGGTCCCGATGGAACTCGACGAAGACGGCTTCGGCGAGATGGGCACGAGCGCCATCAAAGAACTCGGAAACATCATGGCGAGTGGCTTCCTCGACGGCTGGGCCAACGTATTGGATACGACGATCGACCACTCCACCCCCGAGTTCATCCACGATATGGGGGCTGCAGCGGTCGATCCCGTCATTATCCAGTTAGGCGAGAACCAGGAGTTCGCGTTCGTCTTCGACACCGTCGTCGTCGCCGACGGGCGAGAGTTCGACTGTGACGTCTACGCGATTCCGGACGAGGACGACCTCGAGCGAGCACTGAACGATCTGGATATCGATCGAATCGAAGAGACGCCGACGACTGCTGAATTTCAGGATATCGAGAACGCATGA
- the cheB gene encoding chemotaxis-specific protein-glutamate methyltransferase CheB produces the protein MTRVLVVDDSKFMRTVIANALTDADYDVETATNGSEAIETAAEFDPAVVTMDVEMPEMDGIDAVQRIMATNPTLILMLSVHTDEGTESTLDALERGAVDFLHKPDGSDSRTVTHLSEDVVDKVDDLADANVSSIALARASASAYATRSNHANVDATSDRVLAGGRTNAAGASETRVGTATNRPAGPRFRGATSAGSRPGDGDDAAGSPTPLELEGTHADDPTIVIGASTGGPKIVEGLFARLPVDLEAKVLVVQHMPAGFTERFAERLDALSEYDVREATHRASVRSGEAVVAPGASHLEVLNNVGGRLRLGLDDGERLHGVRPAIDVTMESAAEHVVDPLCGVVLTGMGHDGATGIEAIKTAGGHTIAQDEATSPVFGIPCQAIQTGCVDDIAPATELVETIVDAFDTDGETDE, from the coding sequence ATGACGCGAGTACTCGTTGTCGACGACTCGAAGTTCATGCGGACAGTCATCGCCAACGCACTCACGGATGCCGACTACGACGTCGAAACCGCGACGAATGGGTCAGAAGCGATCGAAACGGCCGCCGAATTCGATCCCGCCGTCGTCACGATGGACGTCGAAATGCCCGAAATGGATGGCATCGACGCCGTCCAGCGAATTATGGCGACGAATCCAACGCTAATTCTCATGCTCAGCGTTCACACCGACGAAGGAACTGAGTCCACGCTCGACGCACTCGAGCGAGGAGCCGTCGATTTTCTACACAAACCCGACGGATCGGATTCGCGGACCGTGACCCACCTGAGCGAGGACGTCGTCGACAAGGTCGACGATCTAGCTGATGCAAACGTCTCATCGATTGCTCTCGCGCGCGCTTCGGCGTCCGCGTACGCGACGCGTTCGAATCACGCGAACGTCGATGCGACAAGCGACAGGGTACTCGCCGGTGGACGAACGAACGCAGCAGGCGCCAGCGAAACGCGTGTCGGAACGGCGACGAATCGACCAGCAGGCCCGCGGTTTCGAGGGGCGACGAGCGCCGGATCGCGACCCGGAGACGGTGACGACGCTGCCGGTTCGCCAACGCCGCTCGAACTCGAAGGAACGCACGCAGACGATCCGACGATCGTCATCGGCGCCTCGACGGGCGGACCGAAGATCGTGGAAGGCCTCTTCGCGCGCCTTCCAGTCGATCTCGAGGCGAAAGTGCTGGTCGTCCAGCACATGCCAGCGGGGTTTACCGAACGGTTCGCCGAGCGATTGGACGCGCTCAGCGAGTACGACGTCCGCGAAGCGACCCACAGAGCGTCGGTCAGGTCCGGCGAGGCGGTGGTCGCACCGGGAGCGTCCCACCTCGAGGTACTGAACAACGTCGGCGGCCGTCTCCGACTCGGACTGGACGACGGCGAGCGGCTTCACGGCGTTCGTCCGGCGATTGACGTGACGATGGAGTCGGCGGCCGAACACGTCGTCGACCCGCTCTGTGGCGTCGTGTTGACCGGTATGGGGCACGACGGTGCGACAGGTATCGAGGCGATCAAAACAGCTGGCGGGCACACCATCGCACAGGACGAAGCGACGAGTCCGGTCTTTGGCATCCCCTGTCAGGCGATTCAAACGGGGTGCGTCGACGATATCGCACCCGCGACCGAACTCGTCGAGACGATCGTCGACGCGTTCGATACGGACGGTGAGACCGATGAGTGA
- a CDS encoding Hpt domain-containing protein: MSDYLTDFVQESEERITELNNALLTLERDPTNDDALENIFRVAHTLKGNCGAMGLEEGSDLAHAIEDLLDAVRRNELEVTPELMDVVFDAVDELEAMIDEVAATGEIETDPTATIDRLRASLDDESTSSALAIPSAREIETVLERFEPPANDDHDAYFVRLDIAARENVNNGVLVVKALIDAFDLIGTDPPRAEIEAGDYGGQFDAVFGSAVGEAAITSGLEPVEEVDTFQLINVTEQFDRVASSQAADADGQAPADQPGSGMSSEEAQDLEVDELLDEFDEFDNLDEMVEDVDDDDLDAFDEMGEAGSFDELLDDEDLEETEQPATAADDGDERQTAEAATDSSPDDEGVDESVDDASSVFDELKDEVEMVGFDELQDELSELEFDEFDNDDEVDMDELLGDDVDPEDDTFLDGTSDDELAGDALEDAVDDVLVDEPIEEGGSDDGETTEPVDDETSGDTDVIDEALENDPSDDEPSVSPAPSESATPFSDEQTGTAPAGDHSDELENADAVSGDLSPDEGDAHSLDTASDSMTADSANETDSESTTVPDAADGSDSQTPATDASVDSRAESDEERQFASGDEFDASDGAFDEPADEDDGTDDEIATPVDSLEQRDTDEETLDDGEAATDGREATIDNSEGAADDLEETDENFEETTVGTEESDGDEYAFETAETDDGKQPAVGDDTDSEPKSTPAFDNSDATTADASLESDSSDHADEESASSSATDDATLFEMDGAVRDEPVVDESLEAADDEADETPTPSDDSESDFEALESEATTEIDDGSGETEPIDDGEQVPFESAEKYGDGPTDEIDEKGDEQPVGDSMAEPTDEFASERTDGTDRVADDTDEMSANVADVTDVVAADSDAPTADATDVADDGDEDAAIDDPSETADVVETSTASPDSETPSDNGFDGAEDPDDAGESAETVTESAGTVDDDSQSTSSINEESTAEASTDDSSAVSFSEDRDGGSDDDAGLDDPFADEDASDDSFVDDSLEDDPFAEDERTAGPFDDDSFADDSFADDPFADDSLEDDPFEESSSFDDDDAFGDDFGDDLEVGANGFDAPSSSSTDGASTASSPDTATGGSSTTDAGETVVERVEEPVFEVPDLTIPDAGDRTDVGTETDEIQSVRVDVEQIDSLLTLVEGLVTSRVRLRHAVSEGEEKASLETELDDLEDLTADLQETVMNVRLVPLQTVTNRLPRVVRDIAREQDKQVTFEMNGEDVELDRSILDRIGDPLIHLVRNAVDHGIEPPDVREDAEKPADGTVEVHAERKRDRVAITVEDDGSGLDPDRLRNEAIEAGVLSEEDARELPDDDVYELIFHAGLSTAEEVTDVSGRGVGMDVVERTIEDLDGTVDIDSEPGAGTSVTMTLPVSVAIDDILFLECGGEEFGIPTETVLDIEPATRLETRDDATVLVDGNDEYDVVRLDETLETPHQAGDDHGMVVRIRTDVRPIAIHCDHVHGQQEVVVKPFEGFMSGLPGLSGATVRGRGEVVNILDVTTL; the protein is encoded by the coding sequence ATGAGTGACTATCTAACCGACTTCGTTCAAGAGAGCGAGGAACGAATTACGGAGCTGAACAACGCGTTGCTCACCTTAGAGCGCGACCCGACGAACGACGACGCACTGGAGAACATCTTCCGCGTCGCACACACGCTCAAAGGCAACTGCGGCGCGATGGGACTCGAGGAAGGAAGCGATCTCGCACACGCGATCGAAGATCTGCTCGATGCGGTCCGGCGGAACGAACTCGAGGTGACGCCCGAACTGATGGACGTCGTCTTCGACGCCGTCGACGAACTCGAGGCGATGATCGACGAGGTCGCTGCGACCGGCGAAATCGAGACGGATCCCACCGCGACGATCGACAGGCTCCGTGCGTCCCTCGACGACGAATCGACATCGAGCGCGCTCGCGATTCCCTCCGCGAGAGAGATCGAAACCGTCCTCGAACGGTTCGAACCACCCGCAAACGATGACCACGACGCCTACTTCGTTCGCCTCGATATCGCCGCACGCGAGAACGTCAACAACGGCGTTCTCGTCGTCAAAGCGCTGATCGACGCGTTCGATCTGATCGGCACCGATCCGCCGCGTGCAGAGATCGAAGCCGGTGACTACGGCGGGCAGTTCGACGCCGTCTTCGGCAGTGCCGTCGGCGAGGCCGCCATTACGTCCGGCCTCGAGCCGGTCGAAGAGGTCGACACGTTCCAACTCATCAACGTCACCGAGCAATTCGACCGTGTGGCGTCGAGCCAGGCAGCCGACGCGGACGGTCAGGCCCCAGCGGACCAACCCGGTTCCGGAATGTCCTCGGAAGAGGCACAGGATCTCGAGGTCGACGAACTCCTCGACGAGTTCGACGAGTTCGACAACTTAGACGAGATGGTCGAGGACGTCGATGACGACGACCTCGATGCCTTCGACGAAATGGGCGAGGCCGGTTCGTTCGACGAACTCCTCGACGACGAGGATCTCGAGGAGACGGAGCAACCGGCCACCGCCGCTGACGACGGTGACGAGCGACAGACGGCGGAGGCCGCCACCGACTCGTCCCCAGACGATGAGGGTGTAGACGAGTCTGTCGACGACGCCAGCAGCGTGTTCGACGAACTCAAAGACGAAGTCGAGATGGTCGGTTTCGACGAATTGCAGGACGAACTCAGCGAACTCGAGTTCGACGAGTTCGACAACGACGACGAAGTGGACATGGACGAACTCCTCGGTGACGATGTCGACCCTGAGGACGATACATTCCTCGACGGAACGAGTGACGACGAACTCGCCGGGGACGCACTCGAGGACGCGGTCGACGACGTGCTGGTGGACGAGCCAATCGAAGAAGGCGGTAGTGACGATGGCGAGACGACTGAGCCAGTCGACGACGAGACGAGCGGCGACACCGATGTCATCGACGAGGCACTCGAGAACGACCCCTCGGATGACGAACCCTCGGTGTCTCCGGCACCGTCCGAATCGGCGACACCGTTCTCGGACGAGCAAACGGGTACTGCCCCTGCCGGGGACCACTCGGACGAACTCGAGAATGCAGATGCCGTCTCCGGTGATCTCTCGCCGGACGAGGGCGACGCGCACTCACTCGACACCGCGTCCGACTCGATGACCGCCGATTCGGCCAATGAAACCGATTCGGAATCCACGACAGTGCCAGACGCTGCCGACGGATCCGACTCGCAGACGCCGGCTACCGATGCGAGCGTCGATTCGCGAGCGGAATCCGACGAAGAGCGCCAGTTTGCGTCGGGCGACGAGTTCGATGCCTCGGACGGAGCGTTCGACGAACCGGCCGACGAGGATGACGGAACTGACGACGAAATCGCCACGCCAGTCGACAGCCTCGAGCAGCGAGATACTGACGAAGAGACACTCGACGACGGTGAAGCGGCGACCGACGGCAGAGAAGCAACGATCGATAACAGCGAAGGAGCGGCCGACGATCTCGAGGAGACTGACGAGAACTTCGAAGAGACAACTGTCGGTACCGAAGAGTCGGACGGGGACGAATACGCATTCGAGACCGCTGAAACCGATGACGGCAAACAGCCCGCTGTCGGCGACGATACCGACTCGGAACCGAAATCGACCCCAGCATTCGACAATTCGGATGCGACGACGGCCGACGCATCTCTCGAGTCGGACTCGAGTGACCACGCTGACGAAGAGTCCGCGTCGTCGTCCGCCACCGACGATGCAACACTGTTCGAGATGGATGGCGCTGTTCGTGACGAACCAGTCGTCGACGAGTCACTCGAGGCGGCCGACGATGAGGCGGACGAAACACCGACGCCATCGGACGACTCGGAATCGGATTTCGAGGCACTCGAGAGCGAGGCGACGACCGAAATCGACGATGGATCCGGTGAAACTGAACCGATCGACGACGGCGAACAGGTACCGTTTGAGTCCGCTGAGAAATATGGCGACGGGCCGACCGACGAGATCGACGAAAAAGGCGACGAGCAGCCAGTCGGCGATTCAATGGCCGAACCGACCGACGAATTCGCTAGCGAGAGAACGGACGGTACCGATAGAGTCGCGGACGATACCGACGAGATGTCGGCCAACGTGGCGGATGTCACCGATGTAGTGGCAGCCGATTCCGATGCGCCAACGGCTGACGCGACAGACGTGGCCGACGATGGCGACGAAGACGCCGCAATCGACGACCCCTCCGAAACTGCCGACGTCGTCGAAACCAGTACCGCGAGTCCCGATTCTGAAACACCGTCCGACAATGGGTTCGACGGAGCCGAAGACCCCGACGATGCGGGTGAAAGCGCCGAGACGGTCACAGAGAGCGCCGGGACGGTTGACGACGACTCGCAGTCGACGTCATCGATCAACGAAGAATCCACAGCCGAAGCGTCGACCGACGACTCGAGTGCAGTGTCGTTCAGCGAGGACCGAGACGGCGGATCGGACGACGACGCCGGTCTCGACGATCCGTTTGCCGACGAAGACGCTAGCGACGATTCCTTCGTTGACGACTCACTCGAGGACGATCCGTTTGCCGAGGATGAGCGGACTGCTGGCCCCTTCGACGATGACTCGTTCGCCGACGATTCGTTTGCCGATGATCCGTTCGCCGACGATTCCCTCGAAGACGATCCGTTCGAGGAATCTTCGTCGTTCGATGACGACGACGCGTTCGGCGATGATTTCGGCGACGACCTCGAGGTGGGTGCGAACGGATTCGATGCACCGTCCTCGAGTTCGACCGACGGTGCGTCGACGGCGTCTTCGCCGGACACCGCTACTGGTGGCTCGTCCACGACGGATGCGGGCGAAACTGTCGTCGAGCGGGTCGAGGAACCCGTGTTCGAGGTCCCAGATCTCACGATTCCGGACGCGGGGGACAGAACGGACGTCGGGACGGAAACTGACGAGATTCAGTCCGTTCGCGTCGACGTCGAACAGATCGACTCCCTGCTCACGCTCGTCGAAGGACTGGTGACGAGTCGCGTTCGACTTCGCCACGCAGTCTCCGAAGGCGAAGAGAAAGCGTCGCTCGAGACGGAACTCGACGATCTCGAGGACCTCACGGCGGACTTACAGGAGACGGTGATGAACGTCCGTCTCGTGCCGTTGCAGACGGTCACGAACCGTCTGCCGCGGGTCGTTCGAGACATTGCGCGCGAACAGGACAAACAGGTCACGTTCGAGATGAACGGCGAGGACGTCGAACTCGACCGGAGTATCCTCGACCGAATCGGTGACCCGCTAATTCACCTGGTTCGAAACGCCGTCGATCACGGAATCGAACCACCAGACGTGCGTGAGGATGCGGAGAAACCAGCGGACGGAACCGTCGAAGTTCACGCAGAGCGCAAACGCGACCGCGTGGCGATCACCGTCGAAGACGACGGAAGCGGTCTCGATCCCGATCGTCTCCGGAACGAGGCCATCGAGGCTGGCGTGCTCTCCGAGGAAGACGCACGCGAGTTGCCCGACGACGACGTCTACGAACTCATCTTCCACGCTGGCCTCTCGACGGCCGAAGAGGTGACCGACGTCAGCGGTCGCGGTGTCGGGATGGACGTCGTCGAGCGGACGATCGAAGACCTCGACGGCACCGTCGATATCGACAGCGAACCGGGTGCGGGAACGAGCGTCACGATGACGCTCCCCGTCTCGGTCGCGATCGACGACATCCTCTTCCTCGAGTGCGGTGGCGAAGAGTTTGGCATCCCGACGGAGACGGTACTCGATATCGAACCGGCAACGCGCCTGGAAACGAGAGACGACGCGACGGTACTGGTCGATGGTAACGACGAGTACGACGTCGTTCGACTCGACGAAACCCTCGAGACGCCACACCAGGCTGGTGACGACCACGGAATGGTCGTTCGGATCCGCACGGACGTGCGTCCGATCGCGATTCACTGCGATCACGTCCACGGCCAGCAGGAAGTCGTTGTAAAGCCCTTCGAGGGCTTTATGAGCGGTCTTCCCGGCCTCAGCGGGGCGACAGTCCGAGGACGCGGAGAAGTGGTCAACATCCTTGACGTGACAACCCTATGA